A genomic region of Pseudomonas sp. MPC6 contains the following coding sequences:
- a CDS encoding DUF2934 domain-containing protein, which produces MSTEDKRIREFAYQIWESEGKPEGQEARHWEMARKLAEAEALSPNKSSKGAGSKVAATKTAPKKPDGKLINDKSLDGKGAEPKTKAKAKPAAASSVVPPGEKAAVKKPRTARKPPAV; this is translated from the coding sequence ATGAGTACCGAAGATAAACGCATCCGCGAGTTCGCCTATCAGATCTGGGAATCTGAAGGCAAGCCCGAAGGCCAGGAAGCCCGTCACTGGGAAATGGCCCGCAAACTGGCAGAAGCTGAAGCCCTGTCCCCGAACAAGTCGTCAAAAGGGGCCGGCAGTAAAGTGGCCGCGACCAAGACCGCGCCGAAAAAGCCCGACGGCAAGCTGATCAATGACAAGTCGCTCGACGGCAAGGGCGCCGAACCGAAAACCAAGGCCAAGGCCAAGCCGGCCGCGGCATCATCGGTGGTCCCGCCTGGCGAAAAAGCCGCCGTGAAGAAGCCTCGAACCGCGCGTAAACCGCCCGCGGTCTAA
- a CDS encoding autotransporter outer membrane beta-barrel domain-containing protein yields MKKSLSPQEIKFTFCTVSSSLLLCSAMGVHASPEDEKTAWYDQEVQRLSLPALAATDPGRFNAHPDLRSSQLTVEDAAPLAWDQLYGQASRQAQTDYLAQGASIPEANTLKGPAILTLQNGSGHTQRVGLIGGPSQFQGNGNGLLTSRALADPHTETLNLQGESLGAYWSLTGPQGWHVDLSASGGRVNGYSRDGQGARQAAEGSAVTLSVEGGFPIGVSENWVVEPQAQLINQRITLDTPNRDSRDPSSSDLTSWSGRVGAKLKGSYDINGLPIEPYVRTNLWHTVYTGNTLTLDQVDKISSSRYSSSVEVGLGLVARVTPAVSLYVSADYSSDVDDNDLNGLIGSMGVRMRW; encoded by the coding sequence ATGAAAAAGTCACTCAGCCCACAAGAGATCAAATTTACGTTTTGCACGGTCTCGAGTTCTCTCCTGCTGTGCTCGGCCATGGGGGTCCACGCCTCGCCCGAGGATGAAAAAACCGCCTGGTATGACCAGGAGGTTCAGCGGCTGAGCTTGCCCGCCCTCGCTGCAACCGATCCTGGCCGCTTCAATGCCCACCCTGACTTGCGCAGTTCCCAGCTCACCGTTGAAGATGCCGCGCCGTTGGCCTGGGATCAGCTTTACGGGCAGGCATCGCGGCAGGCACAAACCGACTATCTGGCGCAGGGCGCTTCCATCCCGGAGGCCAACACCCTCAAAGGCCCGGCGATCCTCACCCTGCAAAATGGCAGTGGCCATACCCAGCGGGTCGGACTGATCGGTGGCCCGAGTCAGTTCCAGGGCAATGGCAACGGCTTGCTGACCAGTCGCGCCCTTGCTGACCCTCACACCGAAACCCTCAACCTGCAAGGCGAGAGCCTCGGCGCCTATTGGAGCCTGACCGGCCCCCAAGGCTGGCACGTGGACTTGAGCGCCAGTGGTGGCCGGGTCAACGGTTACAGCCGTGACGGCCAGGGCGCCCGGCAAGCGGCCGAAGGCAGTGCGGTGACGCTGTCGGTGGAAGGTGGTTTCCCGATCGGCGTGAGCGAAAACTGGGTGGTTGAACCCCAGGCGCAGTTGATCAATCAACGAATCACCCTGGACACCCCGAACCGGGACTCGAGAGATCCGTCGTCCAGCGACCTGACGTCGTGGAGCGGTCGGGTCGGTGCAAAGTTGAAAGGCAGTTACGACATCAATGGCCTGCCCATCGAACCTTACGTGCGGACCAACTTGTGGCACACGGTGTACACAGGCAATACGCTGACCCTTGATCAAGTCGACAAGATCAGCAGCAGCCGCTATTCATCGTCCGTCGAAGTGGGGTTGGGCCTGGTGGCCAGAGTGACGCCCGCGGTGAGCCTGTACGTCAGTGCCGATTACAGCAGTGATGTGGATGACAATGATCTGAATGGGTTGATCGGGAGTATGGGGGTGCGGATGCGGTGGTGA
- the glgX gene encoding glycogen debranching protein GlgX, whose translation MSSPKKSAPEPHVETPSRIREGLPFPLGATWDGLGVNFALFSANATKVELCIFDDAGEVELERIELPEYTDEIYHGYLPDAHPGLIYGYRVYGAYDPANGHRFNHNKLLIDPYAKQLVGELKWSEALFGYTIGHPDADLSFDERDSAPFVPKCKVIDPAHTWGHDHRVSVPWDKTIIYETHVRGISMRHPSVPESQRGTFAGLMVDDVLEHIRKLGVSTVELLPIHAFVNDQHLLHKGMTNYWGYNSIAFFAPDPRYLASGKIAEFKEMVAHLHEANLEVILDVVYNHTAEGNEQGPTLSMRGIDNASYYRLMPDDKRYYINDSGTGNTLDLSHPCVLQMVTDSLRYWATEMHVDGFRFDLATILGRYHEGFDERHSFLVACRQDPVLRQVKMIAEPWDCGPGGYQVGGFPPGWVEWNDKFRDTVRAFWKGDDGQLADFASRMTASGEMFNQRGRRPYASLNFITAHDGFTLNDLVSYNDKHNEANDEDNQDGSNNNLSWNHGVEGPTDDPEINELRQRQMRNFFATLLLSQGTPMLVAGDEFARTQEGNNNAYCQDSEIGWVNWDLSEDGKALLKFVKRLIKLRLAYPILRRGRFLVGNYNEDIGVKDVTWLAPDGSEMTIEQWEEAHGRCLGMLLDGRAQETGIRRKGGDATLLLVVNAHHDVVNFLLPEVPDGSYWTCMIDTNQPSIRGQERFEFGHEYSVTGRSLLLFELQREEDE comes from the coding sequence ATGAGCAGTCCAAAGAAATCCGCGCCAGAACCGCACGTCGAGACGCCATCGCGAATCCGTGAAGGTTTGCCCTTCCCGCTGGGCGCGACCTGGGATGGCCTGGGGGTCAATTTCGCCTTGTTTTCCGCCAACGCCACCAAGGTTGAGCTGTGCATCTTCGATGATGCCGGCGAAGTCGAGCTGGAACGCATCGAGTTGCCGGAATACACCGACGAGATCTACCACGGCTACCTGCCCGACGCGCATCCGGGGCTGATCTACGGCTACCGTGTCTACGGCGCCTATGACCCGGCCAACGGTCATCGCTTCAACCACAACAAATTGCTGATCGACCCCTATGCCAAACAGCTGGTCGGCGAGTTGAAATGGTCCGAAGCCTTGTTCGGCTATACCATCGGCCACCCCGATGCCGACCTCAGCTTCGATGAGCGTGACAGCGCGCCCTTCGTGCCCAAATGCAAGGTGATCGACCCGGCCCACACCTGGGGGCACGACCATCGTGTCAGCGTGCCGTGGGACAAGACGATCATTTATGAGACGCACGTGCGTGGCATCAGCATGCGTCACCCCTCCGTCCCCGAGAGCCAGCGTGGCACCTTCGCCGGGTTGATGGTCGATGACGTGCTCGAACACATCCGCAAGCTCGGCGTGTCGACCGTGGAGCTGCTGCCGATCCATGCCTTCGTCAATGACCAGCACCTGCTGCACAAAGGCATGACCAATTACTGGGGCTACAACAGCATCGCGTTTTTCGCCCCCGACCCGCGCTACCTGGCCAGCGGCAAGATCGCCGAATTCAAGGAGATGGTCGCGCACCTGCACGAAGCCAATCTCGAAGTGATCCTCGACGTGGTCTACAACCACACCGCCGAGGGCAATGAACAGGGCCCGACCCTGTCCATGCGCGGCATCGACAACGCCTCTTACTACCGCTTGATGCCCGACGACAAGCGCTACTACATCAACGATTCCGGCACCGGCAACACCCTGGACCTGAGTCACCCCTGTGTGCTGCAGATGGTCACCGACTCCCTGCGTTACTGGGCCACGGAAATGCACGTGGACGGTTTCCGTTTCGACCTGGCGACCATTCTCGGCCGTTACCACGAGGGCTTCGACGAACGTCACAGCTTCCTGGTCGCCTGTCGCCAAGACCCTGTGCTGCGTCAGGTAAAAATGATTGCCGAGCCGTGGGATTGCGGCCCGGGCGGTTATCAGGTCGGTGGTTTTCCGCCGGGTTGGGTCGAGTGGAACGACAAGTTCCGCGACACCGTGCGCGCGTTCTGGAAAGGCGATGACGGCCAGCTCGCGGACTTCGCCAGCCGCATGACCGCTTCCGGCGAAATGTTCAACCAGCGGGGCCGGCGGCCATACGCTTCGTTGAACTTCATCACCGCCCACGACGGTTTCACCCTCAACGACCTGGTCTCGTACAACGACAAGCACAACGAAGCCAACGACGAGGACAACCAGGACGGCAGCAACAACAACCTGTCCTGGAACCACGGCGTCGAAGGTCCGACCGACGATCCCGAGATCAATGAACTGCGTCAGCGCCAGATGCGCAACTTCTTCGCCACGTTGCTGCTGTCCCAGGGCACGCCGATGCTGGTGGCCGGCGACGAATTCGCCCGCACCCAGGAAGGCAACAACAATGCCTATTGCCAGGACAGCGAGATCGGTTGGGTCAACTGGGACCTGAGCGAAGACGGCAAGGCCCTGCTCAAGTTCGTCAAACGCCTGATCAAGCTGCGCCTGGCCTACCCGATCCTGCGTCGCGGGCGCTTCCTGGTGGGCAATTACAACGAAGACATCGGGGTCAAGGACGTCACCTGGCTGGCGCCGGATGGCAGCGAGATGACCATCGAACAGTGGGAAGAAGCCCATGGCCGCTGCCTGGGCATGCTGCTCGACGGCCGCGCGCAGGAAACCGGGATCCGCCGCAAGGGTGGCGATGCAACCCTGCTGCTGGTGGTCAACGCCCATCATGACGTGGTCAATTTCCTGCTCCCGGAAGTGCCCGATGGCAGTTACTGGACCTGCATGATCGACACCAACCAACCTTCCATTCGCGGTCAGGAACGCTTCGAGTTCGGTCACGAGTACTCGGTCACCGGGCGATCGCTGCTGCTGTTCGAATTGCAGCGTGAGGAAGACGAGTGA
- a CDS encoding PIG-L family deacetylase, whose amino-acid sequence MKTNPIVGQGTPLHLWQTSSQLAQLPVIDILTLVPQGSRAVIIAPHPDDEVLGCGGFLQLLAAANRALQLISVTDGSASHPGSRRWPVERLSAVRPQESAEALRRLGLPLHSLKWLRGGFADSRVAARETELSEFIERHLCANDVVFTTWREDGHCDHEAVGRASVDAARRVGATVHELPVWTWHWATPDDSGVPWHRARKVLLTPHQVARKRHAVHAFASQLEGDPRIGLPPVLAPYVLDRLLQPFEVVFL is encoded by the coding sequence ATGAAAACCAATCCAATCGTCGGCCAGGGTACGCCGCTGCACCTGTGGCAAACGTCCAGCCAGCTGGCGCAGCTACCGGTGATCGACATCCTGACGCTGGTGCCGCAAGGGTCCCGGGCCGTCATTATCGCACCCCATCCCGACGATGAAGTGCTGGGTTGCGGCGGCTTCCTGCAACTGCTCGCCGCGGCGAACCGTGCACTGCAGTTGATCTCGGTCACCGATGGCAGCGCCAGCCACCCGGGGTCCCGGCGCTGGCCGGTGGAACGGCTGAGTGCGGTCCGCCCGCAGGAGTCCGCCGAAGCCCTGCGCCGCCTCGGCCTGCCGCTGCACAGTCTGAAATGGTTGCGCGGCGGGTTCGCCGACAGTCGGGTAGCGGCGCGGGAAACCGAGTTGAGCGAGTTCATCGAACGCCACCTGTGCGCCAACGATGTGGTGTTCACCACCTGGCGTGAAGACGGTCATTGCGACCACGAGGCCGTGGGTCGTGCCAGCGTTGACGCGGCCCGGCGCGTGGGGGCAACCGTGCACGAACTGCCCGTCTGGACCTGGCATTGGGCAACCCCCGATGACAGTGGCGTGCCGTGGCACCGGGCGCGAAAAGTCTTGCTCACGCCGCATCAGGTGGCGCGCAAGCGGCATGCCGTGCACGCTTTCGCCAGCCAGTTGGAAGGCGACCCGCGCATCGGCTTGCCGCCGGTCCTGGCGCCCTATGTGCTGGATCGTTTGCTGCAACCCTTCGAAGTGGTGTTTCTATGA
- a CDS encoding malto-oligosyltrehalose synthase codes for MNQALIQPLGATLRLQFHKGFTLDQAVPLVPYFASLGISHIYASPLLSARPGSMHGYDVVDPTTVNPELGGEAALRRLVSALREQRMGLILDIVSNHMAVGGGDNPWWLDLLEWGRLSPYGEFFDIQWHSPDPLMAGQLLLPFLGSDYGVALQDGTLPLRFDAGHGAFHVEHYEHHFPICPTSYGELLKADDALNADQAAQLKSLADRFSALSYQMDAHSLAIPLKAELRELAADPAIAQAIQRNLDAYDSLTREGFERLHDLLERQSYRLASWRTAADDINWRRFFDVNELGGLRVERPAVFEETHAKIFELVAEGLVDGLRIDHIDGLADPRGYCRKLRRRVDSLSPQRHLPIFVEKILGEGETLHRDWSVDGTTGYEFMNQLSLLQHDPEGAQTLGKLWSRYSERPADFRQEAQLARQQILNGSLAGDFESVAQALLQVARDDLMTRDLTLGAIRRALQELIVHFPVYRTYISPRGRSAEDDVFFQQAMDGARQSLSEADWPVLDCLARWLGGEPWRKRPAGRQRKMLKHACVRFQQLTSPAAAKAVEDTAFYRSAVLLSRNDVGFSTEQFSAPVADFHAVCASRLEAFPDNLLATATHDHKRGEDTRARLAVLSERSAWYAEQVPLWQALARPLRDDDQMPSTGDELILYQAILGSWPLDLRSEDPIAIEAYTQRLWQWQQKALREAKLQSSWSAPNDAYEQAMQQFLQRLMLSPEGELLRAALGKAVNTLAAPGALNGLAQTLLRMTVPGIPDLYQGNEYWDFTLVDPDNRRPVDYADRQQALHAEPGLPELLTTWRDGRIKQSLIAQALNLRAEHAELFRRGAYQALEVVGSQAHRVLAFARSGEGKRALVIVPIRCAELLKNTAEPRIDARLWGDTRVKLPFASSDIHLKGLFSATAVTTQGELMISAALGDFPVNLFIQTTDT; via the coding sequence ATGAATCAAGCGCTCATCCAACCGTTGGGGGCCACCCTGCGACTGCAGTTTCATAAAGGCTTCACCCTGGACCAGGCGGTGCCGCTGGTCCCCTACTTCGCCAGCCTGGGCATCAGCCATATCTATGCTTCGCCACTGCTGAGCGCGCGTCCGGGCTCCATGCATGGCTACGACGTGGTGGACCCGACCACGGTCAACCCGGAGCTGGGCGGCGAAGCGGCATTGCGGCGCCTGGTCAGCGCCTTGCGCGAGCAACGGATGGGGCTGATCCTCGACATCGTGTCCAACCACATGGCGGTGGGCGGCGGCGACAATCCCTGGTGGCTGGATTTGCTGGAATGGGGGCGCCTGAGTCCCTACGGCGAGTTCTTCGATATCCAGTGGCATTCTCCCGATCCGTTGATGGCAGGTCAGTTGCTGCTGCCCTTCCTCGGCAGCGATTACGGGGTCGCCCTGCAGGACGGCACCCTGCCCTTGCGTTTCGATGCAGGGCACGGCGCATTTCATGTCGAGCACTATGAGCATCACTTCCCGATCTGCCCGACGAGCTACGGCGAGCTGCTCAAGGCCGATGACGCGCTGAATGCCGATCAGGCCGCGCAACTCAAATCCCTGGCAGACCGCTTCAGTGCCTTGAGTTACCAGATGGACGCGCACAGCCTGGCGATCCCGCTCAAGGCCGAGCTGCGCGAACTCGCCGCTGACCCGGCCATTGCGCAAGCGATCCAGCGCAACCTGGACGCTTATGATTCACTGACGCGCGAGGGGTTCGAGCGTCTGCACGACTTGCTCGAGCGCCAAAGCTATCGCCTGGCCAGCTGGCGCACCGCGGCGGACGATATCAATTGGCGGCGCTTTTTCGATGTCAACGAACTCGGCGGCCTGCGGGTCGAGCGGCCGGCCGTGTTCGAAGAAACCCACGCCAAGATCTTCGAGCTGGTGGCCGAGGGCCTGGTCGACGGTCTGCGCATCGATCACATCGATGGCCTGGCCGACCCCCGTGGTTATTGCCGCAAATTGCGGCGCCGGGTCGACAGCCTGTCTCCGCAGCGGCACCTGCCGATTTTCGTCGAGAAGATCCTCGGCGAAGGTGAAACCCTGCACCGCGACTGGTCCGTCGACGGCACCACCGGTTATGAATTCATGAACCAGTTGTCGCTGTTGCAACACGACCCGGAAGGCGCCCAGACCCTGGGCAAGCTCTGGAGCCGATACAGCGAACGGCCCGCCGATTTTCGCCAGGAGGCGCAACTGGCCCGCCAGCAAATCCTCAACGGCTCCCTCGCCGGCGATTTCGAGAGTGTCGCCCAGGCGTTGCTGCAAGTCGCCCGTGACGACCTGATGACCCGCGACCTGACCCTCGGCGCAATCCGGCGAGCGTTGCAGGAACTGATCGTGCACTTCCCCGTGTATCGCACCTATATCAGCCCCCGCGGCCGCAGCGCCGAAGACGATGTGTTTTTCCAGCAGGCCATGGACGGCGCCCGGCAATCGCTCAGCGAGGCCGATTGGCCGGTGCTCGATTGCCTGGCCCGCTGGCTCGGCGGTGAACCGTGGCGCAAACGCCCGGCGGGTCGCCAGCGCAAGATGCTCAAGCACGCCTGCGTGCGCTTCCAGCAGCTGACCTCGCCGGCCGCGGCCAAAGCCGTGGAAGACACCGCGTTTTATCGCTCGGCGGTGTTGCTGTCGCGTAATGACGTGGGGTTCAGCACCGAACAGTTCAGTGCGCCGGTCGCCGATTTCCACGCGGTGTGTGCCAGCCGACTCGAAGCGTTTCCCGATAACCTGCTGGCCACCGCCACCCACGACCACAAACGCGGCGAAGACACCCGGGCGCGGTTGGCGGTGCTGAGTGAACGCAGTGCCTGGTACGCCGAGCAAGTGCCGCTCTGGCAAGCCCTGGCCCGACCGCTGCGCGATGACGACCAGATGCCATCGACCGGCGACGAGTTGATTCTGTATCAGGCGATCCTCGGCAGCTGGCCGCTCGACCTGCGCAGCGAAGATCCAATCGCGATCGAGGCGTACACTCAACGCCTCTGGCAATGGCAACAGAAAGCCTTGCGCGAAGCAAAGTTGCAAAGCAGCTGGAGCGCACCCAACGACGCTTACGAACAGGCGATGCAGCAATTCCTGCAACGACTGATGCTCAGTCCTGAAGGTGAACTGTTGCGCGCCGCACTGGGCAAGGCGGTCAATACCCTCGCCGCCCCCGGCGCCCTCAACGGATTGGCGCAAACCTTGCTACGCATGACCGTGCCGGGCATACCGGATCTTTATCAGGGCAACGAGTACTGGGATTTCACCCTGGTGGACCCGGATAACCGGCGGCCGGTGGATTACGCTGATCGGCAACAGGCCTTGCACGCAGAACCGGGTTTACCCGAGCTGCTGACCACCTGGCGTGACGGGCGCATCAAGCAAAGCCTTATCGCCCAGGCGTTGAACCTGCGGGCCGAGCACGCCGAGCTGTTTCGGCGCGGGGCGTATCAAGCCCTGGAAGTGGTCGGCAGCCAGGCGCACCGGGTGCTGGCGTTTGCCCGCTCCGGGGAAGGAAAACGGGCGCTCGTGATTGTGCCGATACGCTGCGCCGAACTGCTGAAAAACACCGCCGAACCGCGGATCGATGCGCGGCTGTGGGGCGATACCCGGGTCAAATTACCGTTCGCCTCCTCTGACATACATTTGAAGGGACTTTTTTCAGCCACCGCAGTCACAACCCAAGGGGAGCTGATGATCAGCGCTGCGCTGGGGGACTTCCCGGTCAATCTCTTTATCCAAACTACCGACACTTGA
- a CDS encoding PIG-L family deacetylase, producing MKPVSIDESSQPAQIWNSAPQLDTIPVINTETLVPPGARAVVIAAHPGDEVVTCGGLLQLLSNLGHPLQLISMSGGSASHPGSLQWSEKRLSVFRRQESVEALRRLGLPMHSLKWIRGGFTDNALAGRELQLTQFIARYLRPGDVVFSIWGEDGNDDHGAVGRASAKAAAMIGATFHEVPLRAWHWPTRDRAMIPWHRARKIRLDTWTVARKSHATHAYASQLDGEPAIGLAPLLPRALLERIRLPYEIVFV from the coding sequence ATGAAACCTGTTTCCATCGATGAAAGCAGCCAGCCCGCACAGATCTGGAACAGCGCCCCTCAGCTGGACACCATCCCTGTCATCAACACCGAAACCCTGGTTCCCCCCGGCGCGCGTGCCGTGGTGATCGCAGCGCATCCCGGCGATGAAGTCGTGACCTGCGGCGGCTTGTTGCAGCTGCTCAGCAACTTGGGGCATCCCCTGCAGTTGATTTCGATGAGCGGCGGCAGCGCCAGCCATCCGGGGTCGCTGCAGTGGTCGGAGAAACGCCTGAGTGTGTTTCGCCGCCAGGAAAGCGTCGAAGCCTTGCGCCGGCTGGGGTTACCGATGCACAGCCTGAAGTGGATTCGCGGCGGCTTTACCGACAACGCCCTGGCCGGGCGCGAGCTTCAATTGACTCAATTCATTGCCCGTTACTTGCGGCCCGGTGATGTGGTGTTCAGCATCTGGGGCGAGGACGGCAATGATGACCATGGGGCGGTTGGCCGGGCCAGCGCCAAGGCTGCCGCCATGATCGGCGCGACGTTTCATGAAGTACCGCTGCGGGCCTGGCACTGGCCGACCCGCGATCGCGCAATGATTCCCTGGCACCGCGCGCGCAAGATCCGGCTCGACACCTGGACCGTCGCGCGCAAAAGCCACGCCACCCATGCTTACGCCAGCCAGCTCGACGGTGAACCCGCCATCGGCCTCGCCCCGCTGCTACCCCGGGCACTGCTGGAGCGGATTCGCCTGCCCTATGAAATCGTCTTTGTCTGA
- a CDS encoding acyl-CoA dehydrogenase family protein produces MDLQGFLHRQSPDYADTQALGRCLRALVEAGLDQLPLPGSGRTLERFQALAEVGGHDLGLCKLYEGHTDALAIIQQLGGSPAPGGTWGMWAAEPPQARVHVSSHGRAVALNGRKAWCSGAAVLSHGLLTAWDEQDRQQLVAVALDQPGVSITDQGWHAVGMGASGSVDVLFDGVRAHVIGDPGDYLQRPGFWQGGIGIAACWYGAAQSIAERLRSHCAHREEPHALAHLGAVDSALQAAADVLRSSARSIDVAPLDNAELLARRVRAVVEHSAEQVILHVGHALGAGPYCKDRQFARLIADLPVFLRQSHAERDLAALGRQVINGTWSL; encoded by the coding sequence ATGGACCTCCAGGGGTTTCTGCATCGCCAGTCACCGGACTACGCTGACACTCAAGCGCTAGGCCGGTGCCTGCGTGCGCTGGTGGAGGCGGGTCTCGATCAGCTGCCGCTGCCCGGCAGTGGCCGGACCCTGGAGCGTTTCCAGGCGCTGGCCGAGGTCGGCGGGCATGACCTGGGGTTGTGCAAGTTGTACGAGGGCCATACTGATGCGCTGGCGATCATCCAGCAACTCGGGGGTTCGCCAGCACCGGGCGGTACGTGGGGCATGTGGGCCGCCGAACCGCCCCAGGCGCGGGTACACGTCAGCTCGCACGGCCGAGCGGTTGCACTGAACGGACGCAAGGCCTGGTGTTCGGGGGCGGCGGTGTTGAGCCACGGTTTGCTGACGGCCTGGGACGAGCAGGATCGCCAGCAACTGGTGGCGGTGGCGCTGGATCAACCCGGTGTGAGCATCACCGATCAAGGCTGGCACGCCGTCGGCATGGGCGCGAGCGGCAGCGTGGACGTGCTGTTCGACGGCGTTCGGGCGCATGTCATCGGCGATCCCGGCGACTATCTGCAACGTCCCGGCTTCTGGCAAGGCGGGATCGGCATTGCCGCCTGTTGGTACGGCGCCGCCCAAAGCATTGCCGAACGTCTGCGCAGTCACTGCGCCCACCGCGAAGAACCCCATGCCCTCGCCCACCTCGGCGCCGTCGACAGCGCATTACAGGCCGCTGCCGACGTGCTGCGCAGCAGTGCCCGGAGCATCGATGTCGCACCACTGGACAACGCCGAGCTGCTGGCCCGTCGCGTGCGCGCTGTGGTCGAACATAGCGCCGAGCAGGTCATCCTTCATGTCGGCCACGCCCTGGGCGCAGGTCCCTATTGCAAGGATCGACAATTCGCCCGGCTGATCGCCGACCTGCCGGTGTTCCTGCGGCAAAGCCACGCCGAACGAGACCTTGCCGCGTTGGGTCGACAGGTCATCAACGGAACATGGAGCCTATGA
- a CDS encoding endonuclease/exonuclease/phosphatase family protein codes for MSSDVKPQAIESTPLDTPPVVHRLRILTVNTHKGFTALNRRFILPELREAVRSTSADLVFLQEVVGEHGRHSSRFNNWPQTSQYEFLADSMWSDFAYGRNAVYPDGHHGNALLSKYPIREYRNLDVSITGPERRGLLHCVLDVPGHAEVHAICVHLSLLESHRQLQLQLLCQLLESLPDAAPVIIAGDFNDWQLQGNAALVRRDYLHEAFERHHGRPAKTYPARFPLLRLDRIYLRNASSHDPRILGTRPWTHLSDHLPLAVEVHL; via the coding sequence GTGAGCAGCGATGTCAAGCCGCAGGCCATCGAATCCACGCCGTTGGACACGCCACCGGTGGTTCATCGGCTGAGAATTCTCACGGTCAACACCCACAAAGGTTTTACCGCGCTCAACCGACGCTTCATTCTCCCGGAACTGCGCGAAGCGGTGCGCAGCACCTCGGCGGACCTGGTATTCCTGCAGGAAGTCGTCGGCGAACACGGGCGGCATTCCTCTCGGTTCAACAATTGGCCGCAAACCTCGCAATACGAGTTCCTGGCCGACAGCATGTGGAGCGACTTCGCCTACGGCCGTAATGCGGTCTACCCCGATGGTCACCACGGCAATGCCCTGCTGTCGAAATACCCGATCCGCGAATACCGCAACCTCGACGTCTCGATCACCGGCCCCGAACGCCGCGGCCTGCTGCATTGTGTGCTGGATGTGCCGGGGCACGCCGAGGTCCACGCGATTTGCGTGCACCTGAGCCTGCTGGAAAGTCATCGCCAGTTGCAGCTTCAACTATTGTGTCAGCTGCTCGAATCCCTGCCTGACGCAGCACCCGTCATCATCGCCGGCGACTTCAACGACTGGCAGCTGCAGGGCAATGCCGCCCTCGTGCGCCGCGACTACCTGCATGAAGCCTTCGAACGCCACCATGGCCGGCCTGCGAAAACCTATCCGGCGCGGTTCCCGCTGCTGCGCCTGGACCGGATTTACCTGCGCAACGCCAGCAGTCATGACCCGCGGATCCTGGGCACCAGACCGTGGACACACCTGTCGGATCACTTGCCGTTGGCGGTCGAAGTCCACCTCTGA
- a CDS encoding SAM-dependent methyltransferase: MSVEDRYFDGLFAGNDDPWAFRDRWYEQRKRAITLAALPRPRYRAIFEPGCANGELSADLATRCDRLLCCDTAAAAVTLARTRLSLFDHAEVRQSRLPGDWPNEQFDLIVLSEVGYYLDAPDLKQLIERAAQSLTADGQLLACHWRPPIDGCPLNARLVHDLLHAHLHLPRLVLHQEADFLLELWSREPRSVAALEGLR, encoded by the coding sequence ATGAGCGTCGAGGATCGCTACTTCGACGGCTTGTTCGCGGGTAATGACGATCCCTGGGCGTTCCGTGATCGTTGGTACGAGCAGCGCAAACGCGCCATCACCCTGGCCGCGCTGCCCCGCCCACGTTATCGCGCCATCTTCGAGCCGGGGTGCGCCAATGGCGAACTGAGCGCAGACCTGGCCACCCGCTGCGACCGCCTGTTGTGTTGCGACACCGCCGCCGCCGCGGTGACACTGGCGCGCACGCGCCTGAGCCTGTTCGATCATGCCGAAGTCCGTCAGAGCCGCCTGCCGGGCGACTGGCCGAACGAACAGTTCGACCTGATCGTGCTCAGCGAAGTCGGCTACTACCTCGACGCCCCGGACCTCAAGCAACTGATTGAACGAGCCGCACAATCGCTGACCGCCGACGGCCAACTCCTGGCCTGTCACTGGCGCCCGCCGATCGATGGCTGTCCGCTCAATGCCCGACTCGTCCATGACCTGCTCCACGCGCATTTGCATTTGCCGCGTCTGGTCCTGCATCAGGAGGCCGATTTCCTGTTGGAGCTGTGGAGCCGCGAACCCCGTTCAGTGGCGGCCCTGGAAGGCTTGCGCTGA